In the Sus scrofa isolate TJ Tabasco breed Duroc chromosome 6, Sscrofa11.1, whole genome shotgun sequence genome, one interval contains:
- the CX3CL1 gene encoding LOW QUALITY PROTEIN: fractalkine (The sequence of the model RefSeq protein was modified relative to this genomic sequence to represent the inferred CDS: inserted 1 base in 1 codon) yields the protein MALTSFSWLLRSASFCHLAMLLAGQHFGVNKCSIKCSGMTNKMIPLQLLVHYQLPQGSCGQNVVILKTRKQKLFCADSNEEWVREAMDYLNRRADLLGQNGGKFEKQIGMSEPRTTLATRGMDGSAVSETKVTSESSSQEARRAFGTSPGLPTGAADSRGTRFPSTSKSPDGGPETTELSNGAAITTATSWQSSSXPPGAGPWAEEKASEAPSTQAPSTQAPTISYTVPEDYVGSEPLWIKGQDPTPENSLGPKEVGPPSAPMDAFMGPGNVSDVFVVSASSEGSPSTDPSASGRAPKAKEPMHATMDPQRLGVLSTSIPDSHAATRRQAVGLLAFLGLLFFLGVAMFAYQSLQGCSRKMSGDMAEGLCYVPRSCGSNSYVLVPV from the exons GACAGCACTTTGGTGTGAACAAATGCAGCATCAAGTGCAGCGGTATGACCAACAAGATGATCCCTCTGCAGCTCCTAGTCCATTACCAACTGCCTCAAGGATCATGCGGCCAAAATGTCGTCAT CTTGAAGACCAGAAAGCAGAAATTATTCTGTGCTGACTCAAACGAGGAATGGGTCAGAGAGGCCATGGACTATCTAAACCGCCGGGCTGATCTTCTGGGTCAGAATGGTGGCAAGTTCGAGAAGCAAATCGGCATGAGTGAGCCCAGGACCACCCTGGCCACCAGGGGAATGGACGGGTCTGCGGTCTCAGAGACCAAAGTCACAAGTGAAAGCAGTAGCCAGGAGGCACGGAGGGCCTTCGGTACTTCCCCAGGGCTGCCGACAGGAGCGGCTGATTCCAGGGGGACCAGGTTCCCCTCCACTTCAAAGTCTCCGGATGGAGGGCCCGAGACAACTGAGCTTTCCAACGGGGCTGCCATCACCACCGCCACGTCTTGGCAGAGTTCTT TACCACCGGGGGCAGGCCCCTGGGCTGAGGAGAAAGCCTCTGAAGCCCCCTCCACCCAG gccccctcCACCCAGGCCCCTACTATTTCATACACAGTCCCAGAGGACTATGTTGGGTCTGAACCTTTGTGGATCAAGGGCCAGGATCCCACACCAGAGAACTCTCTAGGGCCCAAAGAGGTGGGTCCCCCTTCAGCTCCCATGGATGCTTTCATGGGACCCGGCAACGTTTCTGACGTCTTCGTGGTCTCTGCATCCTCTGAAGGGTCTCCCAGCACGGATCCATCGGCCTCCGGCAGGGCCCCCAAGGCCAAGGAGCCCATGCACGCCACCATGGACCCCCAGAGGCTGGGCGTCCTCAGTACTTCCATCCCCGACTCCCATGCGGCCACCCGGAGGCAGGCGGTGGGGCTGCTGGCCTTCCTtggtctccttttcttcctcgGAGTGGCCATGTTTGCCTACCAGAGTCTGCAGGGCTGCTCCCGCAAGATGTCAGGGGACATGGCAGAAGGGCTATGCTATGTCCCCCGGAGCTGTGGCAGTAACTCTTACGTCCTGGTGCCAGTGTGA